A DNA window from Bradyrhizobium sp. CCBAU 53421 contains the following coding sequences:
- a CDS encoding molybdopterin guanine dinucleotide-containing S/N-oxide reductase, protein MSETIGYPDPGLDLSDGFKPHTSHWGVFSARLGKQGLEVRPYGGDPDPNGIINNFPGALRHQARIAQPAIRRGWLERGPGPDDRRGRDEFVSVSWEQALDLLGGELARIRDTIGPGAVFGGSYGWSSAGRFHHAQSQVHRFLNIALGGYVRSVNTYSSGASSVLLPQILAGYEDITKRNVTWEQIAAETDIVLAFGGMALKNSMVAGGSISKHVERGAMEAAQRRGCQFILVSPLRDDLPVEAGAEWLTATPGTDTALMLGIVHTLVSEGLHDQAFLDRYTEGWPVFLRYLTGEADGVPKSAEWAAAICGIDAGTITTLARRLAGRRSLITVSHSLQRAEHGEQPVWMGMVLAAALGQIGLPGGGYAYSLGAIGYYGRRVNAVPGPTLGQGRNGVADFIPVARIADMLLNPGTTYRYNGETRTYPDIRLVYWAGGNPFHHHQDLNRLRKAFARLDTLVVHELAWTATARHADIVLPSTMTLEREDIGYSSNDPLMVAMHRIAEPFGLARDDYEIFADLAERLGAREPFTEGRTSREWLEHLYEPTRKALAARGLEAPDFEEFWARGSLVVPQHLDDGGSLRRFREDPVARPLPTPSGRIEIFSQKIAGHGDADCPGHPVWLEKSDTPKPGSPCFLVANQPVTRLHSQLDFGGHSLDAKHRGREVARMNPRDAKARGITEGDIIRIFNARGACLAAVHVTDGIAPGVVQLPTGAWYDPMDPEEEAPLCVHGNPNVLTRDIGTSSFAQGCTGQLTTVEVERFNGNLPPIRAFDPA, encoded by the coding sequence ATGAGCGAAACCATTGGCTACCCCGATCCCGGCCTCGATCTGTCCGATGGTTTCAAGCCGCATACCTCGCATTGGGGCGTGTTCTCGGCGCGGCTCGGCAAACAGGGTCTCGAAGTCCGGCCCTATGGCGGAGATCCCGATCCGAACGGCATCATCAACAACTTCCCCGGCGCGCTGCGCCACCAGGCACGCATCGCCCAGCCTGCGATCCGCCGTGGCTGGCTCGAGCGTGGGCCGGGTCCCGACGATCGCCGCGGCCGCGACGAGTTCGTCTCGGTGAGCTGGGAGCAGGCGCTTGATCTGCTCGGCGGCGAGCTCGCGCGCATCCGCGACACGATCGGCCCCGGCGCGGTGTTCGGCGGCTCCTATGGCTGGTCGAGCGCGGGCCGCTTCCACCACGCGCAGAGCCAGGTGCACCGCTTCCTCAACATCGCGCTCGGCGGCTATGTCCGCTCGGTGAACACCTATTCCTCGGGCGCGTCCTCGGTGCTGCTGCCGCAGATCCTCGCCGGCTACGAGGACATCACCAAGCGCAACGTCACCTGGGAGCAGATCGCGGCTGAAACCGACATCGTGCTGGCGTTCGGCGGCATGGCGCTGAAGAACTCGATGGTCGCCGGCGGCTCGATCAGCAAGCATGTCGAGCGCGGCGCGATGGAAGCGGCGCAGCGGCGCGGCTGCCAATTCATCCTGGTCAGCCCGCTGCGCGACGATCTGCCGGTCGAGGCCGGCGCCGAATGGCTGACGGCCACCCCCGGCACCGACACCGCGCTGATGCTCGGCATCGTCCACACGCTGGTCAGCGAAGGCCTGCACGATCAGGCCTTCCTCGATCGCTACACCGAGGGCTGGCCGGTGTTTTTGCGCTATCTGACCGGCGAGGCCGACGGCGTGCCGAAGAGCGCCGAATGGGCCGCGGCGATCTGCGGCATCGATGCCGGCACCATCACGACGCTGGCGCGGCGGCTCGCCGGGCGGCGTTCGCTGATCACCGTCTCGCATTCGTTGCAGCGCGCCGAGCATGGCGAGCAGCCGGTGTGGATGGGCATGGTGCTGGCGGCAGCGCTCGGCCAGATCGGGCTGCCCGGCGGCGGCTACGCCTATTCGCTCGGCGCGATCGGCTACTACGGCCGCCGCGTCAACGCGGTGCCGGGGCCGACGCTGGGGCAGGGCCGCAACGGCGTCGCCGACTTCATTCCGGTGGCGCGCATCGCCGACATGCTGCTCAATCCCGGCACGACCTATCGCTACAATGGCGAGACGCGGACCTATCCGGATATCCGCCTGGTCTATTGGGCCGGCGGCAATCCGTTCCACCATCACCAGGACCTCAACCGCCTGCGCAAGGCGTTTGCGCGGCTCGACACGCTTGTGGTGCATGAGCTGGCCTGGACCGCGACCGCGCGCCACGCCGACATCGTGCTGCCCTCGACCATGACGCTGGAGCGCGAGGACATCGGCTATTCCAGCAACGATCCCTTGATGGTCGCGATGCACCGGATCGCCGAGCCGTTCGGCCTCGCCCGTGACGACTACGAGATCTTCGCCGATCTCGCCGAGCGGCTGGGCGCCCGCGAGCCCTTCACCGAAGGGCGCACCTCGCGCGAGTGGCTGGAGCATCTCTATGAGCCGACCCGCAAGGCGCTCGCCGCGCGCGGGCTCGAGGCCCCTGACTTCGAGGAATTCTGGGCGCGCGGCAGCCTGGTCGTGCCGCAGCATCTCGACGACGGCGGCTCGCTGCGCCGCTTCCGCGAGGATCCGGTCGCGCGGCCGCTGCCGACGCCGAGCGGCCGCATCGAGATCTTCTCGCAGAAGATCGCTGGCCACGGCGATGCGGATTGTCCGGGCCATCCGGTCTGGCTCGAGAAATCAGACACGCCGAAACCTGGCTCGCCGTGCTTCCTCGTCGCCAACCAGCCGGTGACGCGCCTGCACAGCCAGCTCGATTTCGGCGGCCACTCGCTCGACGCCAAGCATCGCGGCCGCGAGGTCGCGCGCATGAACCCGCGCGATGCCAAGGCGCGTGGCATCACTGAGGGCGACATCATCCGCATCTTCAACGCGCGCGGTGCTTGTCTGGCCGCGGTGCATGTCACCGACGGCATCGCGCCCGGCGTGGTGCAGCTGCCGACCGGCGCCTGGTACGACCCGATGGATCCCGAGGAGGAAGCGCCGCTCTGCGTGCACGGCAATCCGAACGTGCTGACCCGCGACATCGGCACGTCATCTTTCGCGCAGGGCTGCACCGGCCAGCTCACGACCGTCGAGGTGGAGCGGTTCAACGGCAATCTGCCGCCGATCCGGGCGTTCGATCCGGCGTAA
- a CDS encoding HGGxSTG domain-containing protein, with protein sequence MRTTGAMRASPRCGAKTRPGGACRAPAVHGKTRCRMHGGAQGSGAPKANRNARKHGLFTREAIEERREIRALLGGVRRLLREME encoded by the coding sequence GTGAGAACCACCGGGGCGATGCGGGCGAGCCCGCGCTGCGGCGCCAAGACCCGGCCCGGCGGCGCCTGCCGCGCGCCGGCGGTGCACGGCAAGACGCGCTGCCGCATGCACGGCGGCGCACAGGGATCCGGCGCGCCGAAGGCAAACCGGAACGCGCGCAAGCACGGCCTGTTCACCAGGGAAGCGATTGAGGAGCGGAGGGAGATACGGGCGTTGTTGGGGGGCGTGCGGAGGCTGCTGAGGGAGATGGAGTGA
- a CDS encoding acyl-CoA dehydrogenase family protein: protein MDIQFTEEQELLRSSVQRLLRDQYDFDARRKIVASEEGPSRKHWAEFAELGLLAAPFSEAAGGLGGGPLSTMIIMQEFGRHLVVEPFVETVVVAGGLIEQVGSGAQKQAFIADIIAGSKLWALAWTEKGSRFDLATVTTTARRDGDGYVLTGEKTAVMAAPWADYLIVSARTSGHRHDRGGVSLFVVDRRAANLDLQSFRTIDGRRAAEISLRGVRGELLGREGEGVAALEACRNRAIGALCAEAVGAIGELNDATLDYSKTRKQFGVTIGSFQVLQHRMVDMFIAHQEALSLMQHLSLSLSDDEAGVSRLASGAKSKIGYAGKFVADQAVQLHGGMGMTDELNVGHYFKRISSINIQFGDPAYHVLRYAQLDAAA from the coding sequence ATGGATATCCAGTTCACGGAAGAGCAGGAATTGTTGCGGTCCAGCGTCCAGCGGCTGCTGCGCGACCAGTATGATTTTGACGCCCGCCGCAAGATCGTCGCGAGCGAGGAGGGACCTAGCCGCAAGCATTGGGCTGAGTTCGCCGAGCTTGGCCTGCTCGCCGCGCCGTTCTCGGAGGCCGCCGGCGGGCTCGGCGGCGGTCCGCTGTCGACCATGATCATCATGCAGGAGTTCGGCCGCCATCTCGTGGTCGAGCCGTTCGTCGAGACTGTTGTCGTTGCCGGTGGCCTGATCGAGCAGGTGGGTTCCGGCGCGCAAAAGCAAGCCTTCATTGCCGACATCATCGCGGGATCGAAGCTGTGGGCGCTGGCCTGGACCGAGAAGGGCTCGCGGTTCGATCTTGCTACCGTTACCACCACGGCGCGCCGCGACGGTGACGGCTACGTCCTCACCGGCGAGAAGACGGCCGTGATGGCCGCGCCGTGGGCGGATTATCTGATCGTCTCCGCGCGCACCTCAGGCCATCGCCACGATCGCGGCGGCGTCAGCCTGTTCGTGGTCGATCGCCGCGCCGCCAATCTCGATCTGCAGAGCTTCAGGACCATCGACGGCCGCCGGGCGGCCGAGATTAGCCTACGCGGCGTGCGCGGAGAGCTGCTCGGCAGGGAAGGGGAGGGCGTCGCTGCGCTGGAGGCCTGCCGCAACCGGGCGATCGGCGCGCTCTGCGCCGAGGCGGTCGGCGCGATCGGCGAGTTGAACGACGCGACGCTCGACTACTCCAAGACGCGCAAGCAGTTCGGCGTCACGATCGGCAGCTTCCAGGTGCTGCAGCACCGGATGGTCGACATGTTCATCGCGCATCAGGAGGCGCTGTCCCTGATGCAGCATCTCAGCCTCAGTCTCAGCGACGACGAGGCCGGCGTCTCCCGGCTGGCCTCGGGCGCCAAGTCCAAGATCGGCTATGCCGGCAAGTTCGTGGCCGACCAGGCGGTGCAGCTGCACGGCGGCATGGGCATGACCGACGAGCTCAATGTCGGCCACTACTTCAAGCGGATTTCCTCCATCAACATCCAGTTCGGCGATCCCGCCTACCACGTGCTGCGCTACGCGCAGCTCGACGCGGCCGCCTAA
- a CDS encoding alpha/beta fold hydrolase — protein MHLKALFLAVAATVALGSSNASAQSAAEPAYGPELQGFDYPYPVEHYRFSSQGQELDMAYLDVRPATPNGQTAVLLHGKNFCAATWDGTIKALSGAGYRVIALDQIGFCKSSKPERYQFTFQQLAGNSRALLASLGIEHSIMVGHSTGGMLAMRYALMYPEATDRLVLVDPIGLEDWKAKGVPWLSLDGWMQRETRVTADSIRAYERATYYADTWDPSYETWVQMLAGMYRGEGRAAVASSSARLYDMIATQPVFYEFEQIKPPTSLFVGDKDTTAIAKDTAPPEIRKTLGNYPVLGKEAARRIPHIQLIEFPDLGHSPQIQAPARFHEALLGWLQHPETGATLIK, from the coding sequence ATGCACCTGAAAGCCCTGTTTCTCGCCGTCGCTGCAACCGTCGCGCTCGGTTCGTCCAACGCATCGGCGCAATCGGCCGCCGAGCCGGCCTACGGGCCGGAATTGCAGGGTTTCGACTATCCCTATCCGGTCGAGCACTACCGCTTCAGCTCGCAGGGGCAGGAGCTCGACATGGCCTATCTCGACGTCAGGCCGGCGACGCCGAACGGGCAGACCGCGGTGCTGCTGCACGGCAAGAATTTCTGTGCCGCGACCTGGGACGGCACCATCAAGGCGCTCAGCGGCGCCGGCTATCGCGTCATCGCGCTGGATCAAATCGGGTTCTGCAAATCCAGCAAGCCGGAGCGCTATCAGTTCACCTTCCAGCAGCTCGCCGGCAACAGCCGCGCGCTGCTGGCTTCACTCGGGATCGAACATTCGATCATGGTCGGCCACTCCACCGGCGGGATGCTGGCGATGCGCTACGCGCTGATGTATCCGGAGGCCACCGACCGCCTGGTGCTGGTCGATCCGATCGGGCTCGAGGACTGGAAGGCCAAGGGCGTGCCGTGGCTCAGCCTCGACGGCTGGATGCAGCGCGAGACCCGCGTCACCGCCGACAGCATCCGCGCCTATGAGCGCGCGACTTACTATGCCGACACCTGGGATCCGTCCTACGAGACCTGGGTGCAGATGCTGGCCGGCATGTATCGCGGAGAGGGCCGCGCCGCCGTGGCGTCGAGCTCGGCGCGGCTCTACGACATGATCGCGACCCAGCCGGTGTTCTACGAATTCGAGCAGATCAAGCCGCCGACCTCGCTGTTCGTCGGCGACAAGGACACCACCGCGATCGCCAAGGACACCGCGCCGCCGGAGATCCGCAAGACGCTCGGCAATTATCCGGTGCTGGGCAAGGAAGCCGCCAGGCGAATTCCGCATATCCAGCTGATCGAATTCCCCGATCTCGGCCATTCGCCGCAGATCCAGGCGCCGGCCCGCTTCCACGAGGCATTGCTCGGCTGGCTGCAGCATCCGGAAACCGGCGCGACGCTGATCAAATAG
- a CDS encoding SDR family oxidoreductase, with translation MQKRNKTVAVIGAGDFIGGEIAKKFASEGFTVFAGRRNGDKLAPLVKEIEAAGGEIHARSLDARKEEEIISFLNDADKHAPLEVCIFNIGANVNFPILETTERVFRKVWEMACYSGFLAGREAARLMTARGEGNIFFTGATASLRGGSGYAAFASAKFGLRAVAQAMARELGPKNIHVAHLIIDSGVDTEWVRQRRIEALGPNALDNPDLLMPPASVATSYWQLYQQPKSAWTFELEIRPFGEKW, from the coding sequence ATGCAGAAGAGAAACAAGACGGTGGCCGTCATTGGTGCCGGTGATTTCATCGGCGGCGAGATCGCCAAGAAGTTCGCCTCCGAGGGCTTCACCGTCTTCGCCGGCCGGCGCAACGGCGACAAGCTCGCGCCGTTGGTCAAGGAGATCGAGGCGGCCGGCGGCGAAATCCACGCCCGTTCGCTCGACGCGCGCAAGGAGGAGGAGATCATCTCCTTCCTCAACGACGCCGACAAGCACGCGCCGCTCGAGGTCTGCATCTTCAACATCGGCGCCAACGTCAATTTCCCGATCCTGGAGACTACCGAGCGCGTGTTCCGCAAGGTCTGGGAGATGGCCTGCTACTCCGGCTTCCTCGCGGGGCGCGAGGCGGCGCGGCTGATGACGGCGCGCGGCGAGGGCAACATCTTCTTCACCGGCGCGACCGCATCGCTGCGCGGCGGCAGCGGCTATGCCGCCTTTGCCAGCGCCAAGTTCGGCCTCCGCGCCGTGGCGCAGGCGATGGCGCGTGAACTCGGTCCGAAGAACATCCATGTCGCGCATCTGATCATCGATTCCGGCGTCGATACCGAATGGGTGCGGCAGCGCCGCATCGAGGCGCTCGGTCCGAACGCGCTCGACAATCCCGACCTGCTGATGCCGCCCGCTTCGGTCGCGACGTCCTACTGGCAGCTCTACCAGCAGCCGAAGAGCGCCTGGACCTTCGAGCTGGAAATCCGCCCCTTCGGCGAGAAGTGGTAG
- a CDS encoding 2-hydroxychromene-2-carboxylate isomerase has translation MAAPLKVEFHFDFGSPNAYLAELALPGIEKRTGVKFDYVPVLLGGVYKATGNMSPGESLRGIKNKPEYNALETERFLRRHNITKFTMNPFFPVNTLALMRGAVAAQFEGVFEPYFRAAYNHMWVEPKKMDDPQVFREAFLSSGLDIDRLIARAQQDDVKKKLIDNTSDAVARGSFGSPTFYVGNEIFFGKDKVREVEEEIVAQLAAGQRKTA, from the coding sequence ATGGCTGCTCCACTCAAGGTCGAATTCCACTTCGATTTCGGAAGTCCCAACGCCTATCTCGCCGAGCTCGCGCTGCCCGGGATCGAGAAGCGCACCGGAGTGAAGTTCGACTATGTCCCGGTGCTGCTCGGCGGCGTCTACAAGGCGACCGGCAACATGTCGCCCGGCGAGTCGCTGCGCGGGATCAAGAACAAGCCCGAATACAACGCGCTCGAGACCGAGCGCTTCCTGCGCCGCCACAACATCACGAAGTTCACCATGAACCCGTTCTTTCCGGTCAACACGCTGGCGCTGATGCGCGGCGCGGTGGCCGCACAGTTCGAAGGCGTGTTCGAGCCCTATTTCCGGGCGGCCTACAACCACATGTGGGTCGAGCCGAAGAAGATGGACGACCCGCAGGTGTTCCGCGAGGCGTTCCTGTCCTCGGGTCTCGACATCGACCGTCTGATCGCCCGCGCCCAGCAGGATGACGTCAAGAAGAAGCTGATCGACAACACCAGCGACGCGGTCGCGCGCGGCTCGTTCGGCTCGCCGACCTTCTATGTCGGCAACGAGATCTTCTTCGGCAAGGACAAGGTGCGCGAGGTCGAGGAAGAGATCGTCGCGCAGCTGGCTGCCGGGCAGCGCAAGACCGCCTGA
- a CDS encoding class I adenylate-forming enzyme family protein: protein MQAPIRIIEGSVEGLPNRIHEVIDHHVVATPDHPALIDDNGQLTYRELDRTVGRVAEALQALGIRAGDRMMIVSENSIPLACLLLAASRLDVWSIVVNPRLSPRELDQIRDHSGARRVLLTADVSQEAATHAGRYEAAVQDVGPLRGVAVTGLNLATVAEPVAADGANQVAVLIYTSGTTGTPKGVMLTHRNLLFSARGTAGFRKMAADDVQYCVLPISHIVGISLLTMTLMVGATVRLVAKYDPAALIKAMAEEGITILNGVPATYQRLLEYRRNAGLPKLDRGRLRVISVAGAPLDLELKSRVEQELGLPLLNGYGITECSPGISGVRPDNPRADHAVGSVMPGLEAKLVSRDLKPVAPGEVGELHVRGPNVMRGYYRAPDLTAKAIDPDGWFNTGDLARFEDDVLYIVGRTKEMIIRSGFNVYPAEIEAVLSTHDAVVQCAVVGRPVEGNEEVVAFVQLIKGSTATVQDLMAHIAPQLTSYKRPSEIILMDALPATSTGKLLKHKLAESLRS, encoded by the coding sequence GTGCAGGCGCCGATCCGAATTATCGAAGGAAGTGTGGAAGGCTTGCCGAACCGCATCCACGAGGTGATCGACCATCACGTCGTGGCGACGCCGGATCATCCGGCGCTGATCGACGACAACGGACAGCTGACCTATCGCGAGCTCGATCGAACGGTCGGCCGCGTCGCCGAGGCGTTGCAGGCGCTGGGCATCCGCGCCGGCGACCGCATGATGATCGTGAGCGAGAATTCGATTCCGCTGGCCTGCCTGCTGCTGGCGGCGAGCCGGCTCGATGTCTGGTCGATCGTGGTCAATCCGCGGCTGTCGCCGCGGGAGCTGGATCAGATCAGGGATCACAGCGGCGCCCGCCGCGTGTTGCTGACCGCTGACGTGTCGCAGGAAGCAGCCACCCATGCTGGGCGTTATGAGGCTGCCGTGCAGGATGTCGGGCCGCTCCGTGGCGTCGCCGTCACGGGCCTTAATCTGGCGACCGTGGCCGAGCCGGTCGCGGCCGATGGCGCCAACCAGGTGGCGGTCCTCATCTACACCTCCGGCACCACGGGCACGCCGAAGGGCGTGATGCTGACCCATCGCAATCTCCTGTTCAGCGCCCGGGGCACCGCGGGCTTCCGCAAGATGGCGGCCGACGACGTGCAGTATTGCGTGCTTCCGATCTCGCATATCGTCGGCATCTCGCTGCTGACGATGACCTTGATGGTCGGCGCCACCGTGCGCCTGGTCGCGAAGTACGATCCGGCCGCGTTGATCAAGGCGATGGCCGAAGAGGGCATCACGATCCTGAACGGCGTGCCCGCCACCTATCAGCGGCTGCTCGAATACCGCCGCAACGCCGGCCTGCCGAAGCTCGATCGCGGCCGGTTGCGGGTGATCTCGGTGGCCGGTGCGCCGCTCGATCTCGAACTCAAATCCCGGGTCGAGCAGGAACTCGGCCTGCCGCTGCTCAACGGCTATGGCATCACCGAATGCTCGCCCGGCATCTCCGGCGTGCGGCCCGACAACCCGCGGGCCGACCACGCGGTCGGCAGCGTGATGCCGGGCCTCGAGGCAAAACTGGTCAGCCGCGACCTCAAGCCGGTTGCACCCGGCGAAGTCGGCGAGCTGCATGTGCGCGGCCCCAACGTGATGCGCGGCTATTACCGCGCGCCCGATCTGACCGCCAAGGCGATCGACCCCGACGGCTGGTTCAACACCGGCGATCTGGCCCGCTTCGAGGATGACGTCCTCTACATCGTCGGGCGCACCAAGGAGATGATCATCCGCTCGGGATTCAACGTGTATCCGGCCGAGATCGAGGCGGTGCTGAGTACGCATGATGCAGTTGTGCAGTGCGCCGTGGTCGGTCGGCCGGTCGAAGGCAATGAGGAGGTCGTCGCCTTCGTGCAGCTGATCAAGGGTTCGACCGCCACCGTGCAGGACCTGATGGCTCATATTGCTCCGCAACTCACCTCGTACAAGCGCCCGTCCGAGATTATCCTGATGGACGCGCTGCCCGCGACATCGACGGGCAAGCTGCTGAAGCACAAGCTGGCGGAGTCGCTGCGCAGCTGA
- a CDS encoding helix-turn-helix domain-containing protein — protein MTSQGQKLFRRDVAARLSANGLTISSIARKSGVHQSQVSRILAGKFTTVSSNVMQICMTLGLKVDDYLMPVVPSNADRERIQEAALSAWDGSPEDARALSSLLRTLSGFRR, from the coding sequence ATGACAAGCCAAGGGCAGAAATTATTCCGGAGGGACGTTGCCGCTCGGCTGTCCGCCAACGGTCTTACGATTTCTAGCATAGCGAGAAAATCAGGAGTTCATCAAAGTCAGGTTAGCCGCATTCTCGCTGGCAAGTTCACGACCGTCAGTTCAAATGTTATGCAGATTTGCATGACTTTAGGATTGAAGGTTGACGACTATCTGATGCCTGTTGTCCCCTCGAACGCCGATCGCGAACGCATACAGGAGGCGGCACTCTCGGCTTGGGACGGCTCTCCGGAAGATGCGCGCGCACTGAGTTCCCTTCTCCGAACTCTTTCCGGCTTTCGGAGGTAG
- a CDS encoding helix-turn-helix domain-containing protein has translation MKWDALEEEPCSLARTVAVIGDRWSLLILRECFLRIRRFDDFQASLGITRHLLADRLKKLVRFGVLRKIPYQEAPKRYEYILTQKGLDLYPIIMSIVHWGNIHMVDARGRPLLHEHKTCGKMFDPVMVCSECGEPLSAKHVHVHPGPGARKSSPVHASARERAKRAAEST, from the coding sequence ATGAAATGGGATGCCCTCGAGGAGGAGCCGTGCTCGCTGGCACGCACAGTGGCCGTGATCGGCGACCGCTGGAGCCTGTTGATCCTGCGCGAATGTTTCCTGCGCATCCGCAGGTTCGATGATTTCCAGGCATCGCTTGGAATCACCCGCCATCTGCTCGCCGATCGGCTGAAGAAGCTGGTGCGCTTCGGCGTGCTGCGCAAGATCCCCTATCAGGAGGCGCCGAAGCGCTACGAATACATCCTGACGCAGAAGGGTCTCGACCTCTATCCGATCATCATGTCGATCGTGCACTGGGGCAACATCCACATGGTCGATGCGCGCGGCCGGCCGTTGCTGCACGAACACAAGACCTGCGGGAAGATGTTCGACCCTGTCATGGTCTGCTCGGAATGCGGCGAGCCGCTGAGCGCGAAGCACGTCCATGTGCATCCGGGCCCCGGCGCCCGGAAATCGTCGCCGGTGCACGCCAGCGCGCGGGAGCGCGCCAAGCGCGCCGCTGAATCGACCTAG
- a CDS encoding acyl-CoA dehydrogenase family protein has translation MELALSPEDAAFRDEVRAFIKDNYPAEMRVPNPETDLSKEQMLLWHRILHNKGWIAPLWPKEYGGPGWSITRRFIFEQETTRAGTMPPLAFSVTMVGPVIYTFGNDAQKKKFLPRILSGEDWWCQGYSEPGSGSDLATVRTKAVRDGDHYLVNGHKTWTTLAQHADWIFCLVRTDPTAKPQSGISFLLIDMKSPGVTVRPIITIDGSHEVNDVFLENVRVPAENLIGEENKGWTYAKFLLGNERTSMAGIGRSTRYIERLKKIVRAEIPEDDPAHLEFIRDIARVELDVLALEATELRVVAQMARGIDPGPAASLFKIRGTEIFQDITELTHRAIGNYGLAIREHPVSANHFMPGPDYGHTASEKYLNSRKLSIYGGSNEIQRNIIAKAVLGL, from the coding sequence ATGGAGCTCGCGCTATCCCCTGAAGACGCGGCGTTTCGCGACGAAGTCCGCGCCTTCATCAAGGACAACTATCCGGCGGAGATGCGCGTCCCCAATCCGGAGACCGATCTCTCCAAGGAGCAGATGCTGCTGTGGCATCGGATCCTGCACAACAAGGGCTGGATCGCGCCACTCTGGCCCAAGGAATATGGCGGGCCCGGCTGGTCGATAACCCGCCGCTTCATCTTCGAGCAGGAGACGACGCGCGCCGGCACGATGCCGCCGCTGGCATTCAGCGTCACCATGGTCGGTCCCGTCATCTACACGTTCGGCAACGATGCGCAGAAGAAGAAGTTCTTGCCGCGCATCCTGTCCGGCGAGGATTGGTGGTGCCAGGGTTATTCGGAGCCGGGCTCCGGCTCCGATCTCGCCACCGTCCGCACCAAGGCGGTGCGCGACGGCGACCACTACCTCGTCAACGGGCACAAGACCTGGACCACGCTGGCGCAGCACGCCGACTGGATCTTCTGCCTGGTCCGTACCGATCCCACGGCCAAGCCGCAATCCGGCATCTCGTTCCTGCTGATCGACATGAAGTCGCCGGGCGTGACGGTGCGCCCGATCATCACCATCGACGGCTCGCACGAGGTCAACGACGTCTTCCTGGAGAACGTCCGCGTGCCCGCCGAGAACTTGATCGGTGAGGAGAACAAGGGCTGGACCTACGCCAAATTCCTGCTCGGCAATGAGCGCACCAGCATGGCCGGCATCGGCCGCTCGACGCGCTACATCGAGCGGCTGAAGAAGATCGTCAGGGCCGAGATTCCCGAGGACGATCCGGCGCATCTGGAATTCATCAGGGATATCGCCCGCGTCGAGCTCGACGTGCTGGCGCTGGAGGCGACCGAGCTGCGCGTCGTCGCCCAGATGGCGCGCGGCATCGACCCGGGGCCAGCGGCCTCGCTGTTCAAGATCCGCGGCACCGAGATCTTCCAGGATATCACCGAGCTGACGCATCGGGCGATCGGCAATTACGGCCTTGCGATCCGCGAACATCCGGTCAGCGCCAATCACTTCATGCCGGGCCCGGACTACGGCCACACGGCGTCGGAGAAATATCTCAATTCGCGCAAGCTCTCGATCTACGGGGGATCGAACGAGATCCAGCGCAACATCATCGCCAAGGCGGTGCTTGGTCTCTAG